The genomic segment CTCGACGCATCTCCGGAAAAGCCACGGTTCCTTGTCCTTTACCGGGTATCCCTGCTTCTTGGGCACGAATCGTATAGGTGGAACTCAGCAAGTCCCGGTTGCCTTGCAACGCATTCATTGATAAATCGAGATGGGCATCAACAATAAGCATTTTTAATGATTCCTTGCTGTCCATAGCAACGCAGCATACCGCGTCCGAGGTCGTCGCCATAGATGAGAATGACATTCGGGTTGTTAGTCATAAGTCTCTCTCAGGTTAAAGATAGATTGTTTGTAGTAGGGCAATTCATTGCCCGTTCTTACCCACAAGACATCTACTACGCTTCCTTTAGGGTTCTTCGTAAGTTAGAGTATTCATCCTACTAATCCCAACCCTTGCCATAATCAAGGATAGGATACTGCCGCCAGAGATCTCGTAACCATTGAATTGAGGCAAGTTATCTTCAAAACATAAGGTCCTCCATCGTCCGGGTAAAACTCGTAATTAGGCACGGGAAACTCAATCCACATGCGTGCTCCATATTCGGATATCCGTAACTTTGCCTCAAGAGATTCAGGATTCTTCAGTGGTTGTAAAATACGAAACTCAGGATTCTCACTAACACAGGCGTGCTTATTCCTTAATGTTCCCAATATACTATCAAGCATTTCATGGTGTTGGACAAGTTTATAGCCCTGTTGGTGTCCTCTGTAGCTCTGGCGCCCGAAGCCATTACTGACAGCAGCAATTAGTATAGGGGCTTTCTTCACAGAATCAACTAAATTCCCGTGGCTAACTTCACCTGAGTCTGAGGGATCCTGCACTATGAGGTCTAAGTATTTGTTGGATCTTAAGTATCCCTTGTCTTCCTTCCAAATCGAAAAATTAGGAATTAACTGACGAAGTTCGTCGATAGATCCGCTCCGCGCTTCTGACTGCCGGGCTTGCCAGTTTCCATTCCATATTCTATTCATAGAACGTTTCTTCTCCTCGGATGTTTCGTAGCGGGTCTGTATAAAAAACAGATTAGGTAACCGATGGGGCAATTCATTTTCCTACGACAAACGCATTATTCTCTAATACGCCATGTATCAGGCAAATCCTATGGGACAGGACTCACGTACTCTCTCTTGAATTCCCCTTGAGAAGGAGATTCAGAGGATTTAAGGCGTTGGAATGCCCGCTGCCGATAGAGGTGTTCAAACAGATTCCCTTCATGTGGACTATCCCAAGAGATCTGATTCGTCGGGATCGCCCCTAAATTGAGGCGGTCAACAAGCGGTGTCGCTATGAGATCTTGTACGAGCGAAGTGTCTTCTGTAATCGCCGTGGCAACCAGCGTTGCACCCATAGCCTCGACTAACTGCGTCGGTGGCACTTCCACAATACTCACGAATGGGAACGGGAATTCTATGTTCGCTAACGGATGTTCCGCATCGTCGCACCAGATAACAGTCGGTCTCAGGAAGGTGCAGCCATCCAATTCCACGACGCGATCTCCCGTTGTCAACTCTGTCGCACCGGGTTCTTTGAGGTGCTGGTCAATCAGAGATGAAATACCGTGTGCAGACTTCGGATTTGCCCACGCGGCGATTCCCGCCTCTGGGTGGTCCAATGGTTTCGGTTCGATGCGTGCCAAACGCGCTGCTAACGCTTCGGCAATTTTCCGTCCATTTGCGGTTACCCACACGCCAGAGGCGTTAATGCAGGATCTGCCTCCGTTTTTAGCAACCGATTCCACGATGAGATCGAGATACTGTTCCCAATTGTTCTGTCCCGCCTCGTGGATGATGATCTTGCTACGTCCCGGACCGTGGATTTCGACACGCGGTGTGTTCACCCAGGGTGCGACGGTTGCGCCGCCACCAAAGAGCATAGAGCGTCCGCATCGGACGAGGATTTCGTTGGCACCGGTGTAATCGGTCGGGTAGAAACTGAACGCCTCTGCGGGAGCACCTGCGGCGATAAACGCTTGTGCGATCCGATACGGCGTCCAGGGTTCCTCGCGTCCCGGTTTCAGCACGAGAGGGACTTTCAACGGAATCGCAGGCACCCACAACGAATGAACGCCGGGCGAATTGCTCGGTAACACGGCACCCAGCGAATCTGTCTCACAGACGTAACTCAAGGTGCGTCCGTTTTGGGTTCCCCATCCTGTGTCAAGGACTTCCAAATCAAGCCCGCGGGTGAGTCCATCTAAAACCGTATCTATGTTCTCCAAAACCCCTTGAATCTTGAACAGATTCTGTTCGCAGAGTGCTTCAGGCATACCGGTTGTCCCAGAGACCTGTTGGATGTAGTCTGTCGGTGATTGAACGGTTCCGTCAAGCGGCAATGTCTCTGTTGCGAAGAGACGCGCTGCTTTCTTGCAGGTGGAGATTAATTCGGCGGCAGAACGTTGCCCAAGCACCTCCTTTTGGAGGGCGATGTCAAGGAGGTCCTTCGCTATCAATCCACGATTGGCTTGGCTCACCTCGACCAAGGGTTCACCGGTTTTGATATGTGGCACGCGGATGGTGTTCAGACTTCTGTAGGAACGTCCGGCGCGTAGAATCGGAATATGCATTTTTTAATTATTCGCAAGGCGTTAAATCAAGCGATTGGTTCAATAACAACTTTTGGGGACCTACCGCCTGCGCCGTTGTTGCAGGCTGCCATCATTCTAATAGTTGTTGACTGTTATCAGTTATCAGTCAAGACTTACGCAAATTGGGCAAAAAACAGTGTATTTCCGTGATTTAACCCCCTAAAGAATCAGAATCAACGGTATGAAGTCCGTATGGACTTCCCCGGGTATGAGGTCTCCCGTGTGGGTTTCCCCGCCCCTTATCAGGGGGACTTTAAGAGAAAATGCGTAAGTCCTATCAGTTAAAGAGATGCTTTGTAACAATCTTCCCTTACTTGAAATATTCCAGCGGATAGTGAGTTGTTACCGAAAAATTCTTGTAACTGAAAACTGATACCTCATGACGCGTTACCATGTAATCTTCGCGACCCATCCAGAGGCGGCATCACAATAGAGGAAATCATCCCCGTAGAGGGAGAGTCCATGCGGTTCTGGGCAGTCTTCAGGCACCTCAATTACATCAAGCGGTGTGCCGTCTTCAAGATCGAGTTTGACGATGACCCTATCAGAGGTATGGGTTGACCAAAGCCCATCTTCAACGCGAACCATGCCGTGTCCACGTCCATGCGGTAACGGAAGCGTCTTTTGGATAGACCAGTCCGAAATCCTGACTTTATGTGTGACCTGATCCTTGAGCGTTTGGACCCAGAGATGTCCCTCATCGTAGTGGTCATATTCGATGCCGTGTGTGCCGCCGCCATTGGGGATCGGATAGCGTTCAAGGGTTTCGCCGGTAGCCGGGTCTACTTTGAAGACCTCACCTGTCTCGGCATCTGTATCGCGGACGGGACGCCAGCGTTCTCCAGATCCGTTTGCGGCTAACCAGAGTGCCCCGTCGCCATACGTCATACCGCTTGTATTGGAGGATTCGCTCGGAATGTCGCGGACGAGTTTCGGCACGATATAGTCGGGATCCGATGTAACTTCGACCAATGCGACTCTATCGGTAATTTGGTCAACGATCCACAAACCGTCGTCCGTGACCTGTAAACCGTTCGGTACCGAGTAAGGTGACCGGAAGAGTTTTTCAATTTTCGTTATCATGTTCAAACTCCTTTTTAGTGGGTATGCACCTGTGTTAAAGCTAACTTTAGCCCTCTAAAGTATTCGGATTTTCGTTCACCATGTGGAAAAGACTCGTGAAACTCATTTGAATGATTAATAAACCCCGACGACGACGCTTTCTTGGAGTTCCGTGAGTAGACGGAGGTTTTCAACACCGTCCCAGGGGTATTCTGGAATCGGTTCGGCACGTTCGGCTTCGTCGCGTTCCAGAAAACGGGGCATGAAAAATTCTTTCGTTAGGGTTGTGAGCATGACACGTCCGGTTTCGCCGTAATCAACAAGCTCCTCTGGATTTTCTGGATTAACGAGTTCAATGACAGCACGTGGGTGCGGTGGATAATAGATAATCGCATAGTTATCTGACGGATCGAAGGGTTTACAGGCGGCTAATCCCATAAGCGTATTGCCGTAGGTTGGGATAAAATCAATGCCCGGCACGAGTTCCTCGCGTGCAAAGCGGTGGAACTGCGCATCCATCTCGGTGCCTCCGCAGAAGATACCTTTGATACCAGCCTTCGGTAAGGAAATCTTTTCACACAACGCTTCCAGCAATTTCGGGGTGGTGAAGAGGCACTGAACATTTTCATGGGCGCGCAGGACATTGAGTGCTTGCGAGATAACATGGTTTTTATACGCGTCCAACTCCTCATTTTTTCCGTAACGGACGAGTTGATTCACCCAACGTGGATCAAGGTCTACATGGAAACAGATACCGCCGCGATGCTGAGCGAGATGCTCAACAGCAAGTCGTAAGCGGCGCGGTCCTGTGGGACCCAACATAAGCCAATCGCTACCGGGCGGAAACCCTTCATCAGAAAGCGATTCACTGAATATCTCATAGTCAATGTGAAAATCACGAATACTGATTCTCGATTTGGGGACACCTGTTGAGCCACCGGTTTCAAAGACGTAGATGGGTTCATCGGCGTAAGCCTTCGGGACCCAACGCCGCACAGGTCCCCCGCGGAGCCATTCATCTTCAAAATGCCCGAGGCACTTGAGGTCGGCATAACCCCTAATTTCTTTACGCGGGTCAAAATCGAGGTTTTTTGCGAACGCCAGCCAGAACGGGCAGCCGGTCTTTGGACTGAAGTGCCATTTGATAATTTCTCGGACGTGTGCATCGAGTGCTTTTCGGTTCTCAGTAATTTTTCGGGAAAGTTTCATTTGTATAACAGCTTTCTACGAAGCACCATTTACTTGGCACTTTCATTTTTGAGGTCTTCTAAAATTTCGGGGTTAGGCTTTTTGAGCCACCATACTTGCGAGGATGCCGAGGACCCTGTCACAGCCCTCAATTTGGTAGACAGACATATCAATATGGAGTTTTTGCCCCTCCAATTTGAGGAACCGCCACTCTGTGCCTGAAGTAGTCGCTCCATAGATACATGGAATGTTGTTCTCGGCTTCGGCGTTAAAACGTTGGGCGGCGACCATCTCGGCAACACACTGTCCAAGACCGACTTCCAGATTATTGTTCTTTGCTTCAACGAGGACGATGATTGGTGCTTCTAAACCAAATTGAACGGGTGACAAACTGATGATAAAATCACAAACACCCATCAGGCCACTCTCATCATCAACATTGAAATCAATACCTGAAAAAAGGCTGATACGGTGTTCCAACTGTTCTCGAAGTTCAACCAATACATCGGCAACTATCATTTCCGACTTCGCCTTTTCAGTACCGATAGCAGTGGCTAAAGGTATGTTTCGGGCCAATACCGCGGTGAGCAGTTCACTCGGAGCCATCGGTTCGCTACCCGCAAAAAGATTTGCGGTGTCGATTTCTTCCAAGGCAAATGCTTCCCGTACGGTTTGTAGCGTAAAGTTGCTATAAGCCATTATGAACTACCTCTAAAAAATCTATTCTGAAATCGCAATCAGCATATTACGCGTTACGATGTAAAGCACTCCGTTTTCAGCGACAGGTGTCGTATAGACTGCACTGCCCATGTTGGTTTCAAACAGCACCTGCTTCGTTTTTCCCGTCTTCAGAACGACAACATCGCCATCTTCATCGCCGAGGTAAATCTTACCGTCCACAACATAAGGCGATCCCCAGATTGCGGCGAACGTGTCATGCGTCCAATAAAGGTCTCCCGTGTTTACATCTAAGCAGTAAAGGAACCCACTGAGGTCAGCAATGTAAAGGAGCCCATCAGCGATAGCGACAGTGGACATCGTGCGATTAAACTGTTCATCGCCGAAGTGCCAAATACCCCCGGTTTCGGTAATATCACCGGTTTGTGAAGCATCAATGCACCAGAGATGCCCAACGCCTTCG from the Candidatus Poribacteria bacterium genome contains:
- a CDS encoding aldehyde dehydrogenase family protein: MHIPILRAGRSYRSLNTIRVPHIKTGEPLVEVSQANRGLIAKDLLDIALQKEVLGQRSAAELISTCKKAARLFATETLPLDGTVQSPTDYIQQVSGTTGMPEALCEQNLFKIQGVLENIDTVLDGLTRGLDLEVLDTGWGTQNGRTLSYVCETDSLGAVLPSNSPGVHSLWVPAIPLKVPLVLKPGREEPWTPYRIAQAFIAAGAPAEAFSFYPTDYTGANEILVRCGRSMLFGGGATVAPWVNTPRVEIHGPGRSKIIIHEAGQNNWEQYLDLIVESVAKNGGRSCINASGVWVTANGRKIAEALAARLARIEPKPLDHPEAGIAAWANPKSAHGISSLIDQHLKEPGATELTTGDRVVELDGCTFLRPTVIWCDDAEHPLANIEFPFPFVSIVEVPPTQLVEAMGATLVATAITEDTSLVQDLIATPLVDRLNLGAIPTNQISWDSPHEGNLFEHLYRQRAFQRLKSSESPSQGEFKREYVSPVP
- a CDS encoding AMP-binding protein translates to MKLSRKITENRKALDAHVREIIKWHFSPKTGCPFWLAFAKNLDFDPRKEIRGYADLKCLGHFEDEWLRGGPVRRWVPKAYADEPIYVFETGGSTGVPKSRISIRDFHIDYEIFSESLSDEGFPPGSDWLMLGPTGPRRLRLAVEHLAQHRGGICFHVDLDPRWVNQLVRYGKNEELDAYKNHVISQALNVLRAHENVQCLFTTPKLLEALCEKISLPKAGIKGIFCGGTEMDAQFHRFAREELVPGIDFIPTYGNTLMGLAACKPFDPSDNYAIIYYPPHPRAVIELVNPENPEELVDYGETGRVMLTTLTKEFFMPRFLERDEAERAEPIPEYPWDGVENLRLLTELQESVVVGVY